One Panicum virgatum strain AP13 chromosome 3N, P.virgatum_v5, whole genome shotgun sequence DNA segment encodes these proteins:
- the LOC120667644 gene encoding jacalin-related lectin 3-like — translation MPSVLYLPLLLLLAASAAAAAAADAVDPSAHEALFDAWCVEHGRAYATPEERAARLAVFADNAAFVAAHNARASASANANAAGGGGSAPSYTLALNAFADLTHDEFRAARLGRLAAGRAGATLRSAGPPLYGGLGGGVAAVPDAVDWRKSGAVTKVKDQGSCGACWSFSATGAIEGINKIKTGSLVSLSEQELIDCDRSYNSGCGGGLMDYAFKFVVKNGGIDTEEDYPYREVDGTCNKNKLKRRVVTIDGYSDVPSNKEDLLLQAVAQQPVSVGICGSARAFQLYSKGIFDGPCPTSLDHAVLIVGYGSESGKDYWVVKNSWGESWGMKGYMHMHRNTGDSSGLCGINMMPSFPTKTSPNPPPSPGPGPTKCSLLTYCPEGSTCCCSWRILGFCLSWSCCGLDNAVCCKDNRYCCSHDYPICDTVRAQCLRANGNFSGIEGKKQSFSKIPSWNGLLELMDYINANLFSQVNTLRLYLTCIRNTLEAAMCLQQAGNSRRHKLSSLTLKCLRLFAQRKMSIKAINGKSPIVVGPWGGTGGYPWDDGVYSTIRQIVVTHGAAIDSIRIEYDLKGRSVWSETHGGTDGGSETDKVKLDFPDEVLVSVSGHYGSVCGTPVIIRSLTFQSNSSKYGPFGTEDGTPFSLPVSSGKIIGFHGRSGSYLNSIGFYLKQVHFPNPLNSPATPRSLPSAHSRNGYSFTRGDTGADMVLAVRDRGDSYAVYASNQPKQYANPSPDYSDGAVWNKMVSFPSYHGDRGAAAMSSPQTYGPWGGSGGTIFDDGIYTGVWQINLTRAVGISSMKVLYDRNGQAVWGNKHGFSGGVSPDKIVFDFPSEVLTHITGFYDSAIIMGPTVVRSLTFHTNKRTYGPYGDECGTYFSTSFTDGRIVGFHGREGWYIDGIGVHVQEGKVAPQRFGVHVQEGKVAPQRFVSRPTTTATSPSFHYNMLAQAQSDTYTNNEVAYGMVKEPVPMGPGPWGGEGGRPWDDGVYTGVKQIYIMRGAFIGSIQVEYDRDGYSIWSARHGNSGHITHRVKLDYPHEVLTCVYGYYNTSMEDGPRVLRSLTFITNRGKYGPFGDEAGAYFSSAMTEGKVVGFHGRSGQHLDAIGVHMQHWLVDRRPAPKYVLSKYLF, via the exons ATGCCCTCCGTGCTCTACCTCcccctgctcctgctgctcgccgcctcggcggcggcggctgctgctgcagatGCCGTGGACCCGTCGGCGCACGAGGCGCTGTTCGACGCGTGGTGCGTGGAGCACGGCAGGGCCTACGCCACGCCCGaggagcgcgcggcgcggctcgcgGTGTTCGCCGACAACGCGGCCTTCGTGGCGGCGCACAACGCccgcgccagcgccagcgccaaCGCCAAcgccgcaggcggcggcgggtcggcccCGTCCTACACGCTCGCGCTCAACGCCTTCGCGGACCTCACGCACGACGAATTCCGAGCCGCGCGCCTCGGCCGCctcgcggccggccgggccggggcgACGCTCCGGAGCGCCGGCCCGCCCCTGTAcggggggctcggcggcggcgtcgccgcggTGCCCGATGCGGTGGACTGGAGGAAGAGCGGGGCCGTCACCAAGGTCAAGGACCAGGGCAGCTGCG GAGCCTGTTGGAGCTTTTCCGCTACAGGTGCTATTGAAGGAATAAACAAAATCAAGACAGGCTCGCTGGTTAGTCTTTCTGAACAGGAACTAATTGACTGTGACAGATCATACAATAGCGGCTGTGGTGGTGGCCTCATGGACTATGCTTTTAAGTTCGTGGTTAAAAATGGTGGAATTGACACAGAGGAGGATTATCCCTATCGTGAAGTAGATGGAACATGCAACAAGAACAAG CTGAAAAGGCGAGTTGTGACAATTGATGGTTACTCTGATGTTCCTTCCAACAAAGAGGACTTATTGCTCCAGGCTGTTGCCCAGCAACCAGTTAGCGTGGGAATATGTGGCAGCGCCAGAGCATTTCAGCTATACTCCAAG GGTATCTTTGATGGTCCATGTCCAACATCTCTTGATCATGCTGTGCTAATCGTGGGTTATGGCTCCGAAAGTGGCAAGGACTACTGGGTCGTGAAAAATTCTTGGGGTGAAAGTTGGGGAATGAAGGGCTACATGCATATGCACCGGAACACTGGTGATTCCAGTGGTCTCTGCGGTATAAACATGATGCCATCATTTCCTACCAAAACAAGCCCGAATCCTCCTCCTTCACCAGGCCCTGGCCCAACCAAATGCAGTCTGCTTACCTACTGTCCTGAAGGATCCACTTGTTGTTGCTCATGGCGCATCTTGGGCTTTTGCCTTTCTTGGAGCTGCTGTGGACTGGACAATGCAGTTTGCTGCAAGGATAACCGTTACTGTTGCTCTCATGACTATCCTATTTGCGATACAGTTCGCGCCCAGTGTCTTAGG GCCAATGGCAACTTTTCTGGTATAGAAGGAAAGAAGCAGTCTTTCTCTAAAATTCCCTCTTGGAATGGTTTGTTGGAACTGATGGATTA CATTAATGCGAATCTATTCTCGCAGGTCAATACGCTGCGGTTGTACCTCACTTGCATCCGGAACACTCTGGAGGCGGCGATGTGCCTCCAG CAGGCGGGCAATAGTAGAAGGCATAAGCTCAGTTCTCTTACTCTCAAGTGTTTGAGACTATTTGCGCAACGAAAAATG AGCATCAAAGCCATTAACGGGAAGAGCCCCATAGTGGTTGGACCATGGGGAGGGACAGGAGGGTACCCATGGGATGACGGTGTGTACTCAACAATACGCCAGATTGTGGTCACCCATGGTGCAGCTATCGACTCTATAAGGATTGAGTATGATCTGAAAGGAAGATCGGTTTGGTCAGAGACACATGGGGGCACTGATGGAGGCTCCGAAACAGATAAG GTGAAGCTAGATTTTCCAGATGAAGTCCTCGTGTCTGTAAGTGGACACTACGGGTCTGTCTGCGGGACTCCAGTGATCATAAGATCGCTAACATTTCAGAGCAACAGTTCAAAGTATGGACCTTTTGGCACCGAAGATGGGACGCCTTTCTCACTTCCTGTGAGCAGTGGCAAGATCATTGGATTTCATGGAAGGTCTGGGTCATATCTCAACTCAATAGGCTTTTATCTGAAGCAAGTGCATTTTCCAAATCCATTGAATTCTCCAGCCACACCCAGAAGCCTCCCAAGTGCACATAGTAGAAATGGATACAGCTTCACTAGAGGTGATACTGGGGCTGACATGGTCCTTGCTGTGCGAGATAGAGGCGACAGCTATGCTGTTTATGCTAGCAATCAACCAAAACAGTATGCAAACCCATCACCAGACTACAGTGATGGAGCTGTCTGGAACAAG ATGGTTTCTTTCCCCAGTTACCATGGAGATAGAGGAGCTGCAGCCATGAGCAGCCCTCAGACTTACGGTCCCTGGGGTGGAAGTGGTGGCACCATCTTTGACGATGGGATCTACACTGGTGTGTGGCAGATCAATTTGACACGTGCAGTGGGAATTTCTTCCATGAAGGTGTTGTATGATCGAAACGGGCAGGCAGTATGGGGCAACAAGCATGGATTCAGCGGAGGTGTTTCACCTGACAAG ATAGTGTTCGATTTCCCATCAGAGGTATTGACTCATATTACTGGGTTTTATGACTCGGCGATAATCATGGGCCCGACCGTGGTCAGATCGCTCACATTCCACACAAACAAGCGAACGTACGGACCATACGGGGATGAGTGTGGCACATACTTCTCGACGAGTTTTACCGATGGAAGGATAGTAGGATTTCATGGCAGGGAGGGGTGGTACATCGATGGCATTGGAGTTCATGTGCAGGAAGGCAAGGTGGCCCCACAGCGATTTGGAGTTCATGTGCAGGAAGGCAAGGTGGCCCCACAGCGATTTGTTAGTAGACCGACGACAACCGCTACTAGCCCATCATTTCATTACAACATGCTTGCTCAAGCGCAGAGTGATACGTATACAAACAATGAG GTTGCTTATGGCATGGTGAAAGAACCGGTTCCAATGGGACCAGGGCCATGGGGcggggagggaggccggccatGGGATGACGGCGTCTACACCGGGGTGAAACAAATCTACATCATGAGAGGTGCTTTCATCGGGTCGATTCAGGTTGAGTATGACAGAGATGGATACTCCATCTGGTCTGCAAGGCATGGGAACAGCGGCCACATAACCCACAGG GTGAAGCTGGACTACCCCCACGAGGTGCTGACGTGCGTGTACGGCTACTACAACACGAGCATGGAGGACGGGCCCCGGGTCCTGAGGTCGCTGACGTTCATCACCAACCGGGGCAAGTACGGGCCGTTCGGTGATGAGGCCGGCGCCTACTTCTCGTCGGCGATGACGGAGGGGAAGGTGGTGGGCTTCCACGGCCGCAGCGGGCAGCACCTGGACGCCATCGGCGTGCACATGCAGCACTGGCTCGTGGACAGGAGGCCTGCCCCCAAGTACGTGCTGTCGAAGTACCTCTTCTGA
- the LOC120664991 gene encoding uncharacterized protein LOC120664991 isoform X2 — MEDVREEAEEVRQRERLGGGRQRVDQRRASLRLRLLRPGQVATPTRRADHGQYAAVVPHLHPEHSGGGDVPPGLWND, encoded by the exons ATGGAAGACGTGCGGGAAGAGGCGGAGGAAGTTCGGCAGCGCGAGCGGCTCGGGGGAGGCCGGCAGCGCGTCGACCAGCGGCGAG CatccctccgcctccgcctacTCCGTCCCGGGCAGGTAGCGACCCCGACGCGCCGCGCCGACCATG GTCAATACGCTGCGGTTGTACCTCACTTGCATCCGGAACACTCTGGAGGCGGCGATGTGCCTCCAG GGCTATGGAATGACTGA
- the LOC120664991 gene encoding uncharacterized protein LOC120664991 isoform X3 gives MEDVREEAEEVRQRERLGGGRQRVDQRRASLRLRLLRPGQVATPTRRADHGQYAAVVPHLHPEHSGGGDVPPATVRP, from the exons ATGGAAGACGTGCGGGAAGAGGCGGAGGAAGTTCGGCAGCGCGAGCGGCTCGGGGGAGGCCGGCAGCGCGTCGACCAGCGGCGAG CatccctccgcctccgcctacTCCGTCCCGGGCAGGTAGCGACCCCGACGCGCCGCGCCGACCATG GTCAATACGCTGCGGTTGTACCTCACTTGCATCCGGAACACTCTGGAGGCGGCGATGTGCCTCCAG CTACTGTGAGACCTTGA
- the LOC120664991 gene encoding uncharacterized protein LOC120664991 isoform X1: protein MEDVREEAEEVRQRERLGGGRQRVDQRRASLRLRLLRPGQVATPTRRADHGQYAAVVPHLHPEHSGGGDVPPEFSLQEVERQQQTRGGSQVISRAANRNFQLFCFVNCDVPHLSDRCSKELLVHWYSVCDYCQCHVALATLLLYSVHIVKYARFFLSLAHFWALVHFTLRILSC from the exons ATGGAAGACGTGCGGGAAGAGGCGGAGGAAGTTCGGCAGCGCGAGCGGCTCGGGGGAGGCCGGCAGCGCGTCGACCAGCGGCGAG CatccctccgcctccgcctacTCCGTCCCGGGCAGGTAGCGACCCCGACGCGCCGCGCCGACCATG GTCAATACGCTGCGGTTGTACCTCACTTGCATCCGGAACACTCTGGAGGCGGCGATGTGCCTCCAG AATTTTCCTTGCAAGAAGTTGAGAGGCAACAACAAACCAGAGGTGGATCTCAAGTAATAAGTCGTGCTGCAAACAGGAATTTTCAGTTATTTTgttttgtgaattgtgatgtaCCACATTTGTCTGACCGATGCTCCAAAGAGTTGTTAGTGCATTGGTATTCAGTGTGTGATTATTGTCAGTGTCATGTTGCGTTAGCAACCTTGCTCCTGTACAGTGTACACATAGTAAAATATGCCCGTTTCTTTTTATCTTTGGCACATTTCTGGGCTCTGGTGCACTTTACTCTACGAATCTTGTCATGCTAG